The following proteins come from a genomic window of Vidua chalybeata isolate OUT-0048 chromosome 2, bVidCha1 merged haplotype, whole genome shotgun sequence:
- the ITFG2 gene encoding KICSTOR complex protein ITFG2, protein MRSVSYVQCVALDFAGSLFPHAICLGDADNDTLNELVVGDTSGKLYVYKNDDSKPWAVRSCQGMLTCVRVGDVCNKGKNFVVAVSAEGWFHLFDLTSLNSKHPDASGHHELAGAEEQKPVFKQHIPANTKVMLINDIDGDGKCELVVGYTDRVVRAFRWEDSSENPDHVSGQLILLKKWLLEGQVDSLSVNPGPDGSPELMVSQPGCGYAILLCTWDTEQRDTAAGRDGSAPSSEAPVRDVILHQTSGRIHNKNVSTHLIGSIARGSSENNGSGLFALCTLDGTLKLMEGADKLLWSVQVDHQLFALEKLDVTGNGHEEVIACAWDGQTYIIDHNRTVARFQADENVSAFCAGLYACKEGSNSPCLVYVSFSQKIYIYWDVQLERMESTNLLKILDGDPEFESLLEQLDIDKNDVSAVRNLIHKTLYFPEKYHLSSPSQDPAGTDSSAHCSGIQDPL, encoded by the exons ATGCGCTCCGTCAGCTACGTGCAGTGCGTGGCGCTGGACTTCGCCGGCAGCCTCTTCCCGCACGCCATCTGCCTGGGGGACGCCGACAACGACACG CTGAATGAACTCGTGGTGGGAGACACCAGTGGAAAGCTCTATGTTTACAAGAATGATGATAGCAAGCCCTGGGCTGTGCGATCTTGCCAAGGAATG ctcACATGTGTCCGTGTGGGAGATGTGTGCAATAAAGGAAAG AATTTTGTGGTGGCTGTGAGTGCAGAAGGCTGGTTTCATCTTTTTGACCTGACTTCTCTGAATTCAAAACACCCAGATGCTTCAGGCCACCATGAGTTGGCAGGGGCAGAAGAGCAGAAGCCAGTGTTcaagcagcacattcctgccAACACCAAGGTCATGCTCATCAATGACATTG ATGGAGATGGAAAGTGTGAGTTGGTTGTGGGTTACACTGACAGGGTGGTCCGTGCCTTCCGCTGGGAGGACTCATCAGAGAATCCAGACCATGTCTCTGGGCAGTTGATCCTGTTGAAGAAATGGCTTCTAGAAGGTCAG GTGGACAGCCTATCTGTGAACCCAGGCCCTGATGGGTCACCAGAGCTGATGGTgtcacagccaggctgtggctATGCCATCCTGCTGTGCACCTGGGACACGGAGCAGCGGGACACAGCCGCGGGAAGGGACGGATCTGCACCGAGCAG tgAGGCCCCTGTTCGAGATGTGATTCTACACCAAACATCTGGGCGGATTCACAACAAGAATGTCTCCACTCATCTGATTGGTAGCATTGCCCGAG GCTCCAGTGAGAATAATGGCTCAGGTCTCTTTGCCCTCTGTACTCTGGATG gAACACTGAAACTGATGGAGGGAGCAGACAAGCTGCTCTGGTCTGTTCAGGTTGATCACCAGCTCTTTGCTCTGGAAAAGCTGGATGTTACA GGCAATGGGCACGAGGAGGTGATTGCCTGTGCGTGGGATGGCCAGACATACATCATCGACCACAATCGGACTGTGGCCAGATTCCAAGCAGATGAGAATGTCAGTGCCTTCTGTGCAG gCCTCTATGCATGCAAAGAAGGGAGCAACAGTCCCTGCCTTGTTTATGTCAGCTTCAGCCAGAAGATCTACATCTACTGGGATGTGCAGCTGGAGAGAATGGAGTCCACCAACCTGTTGAAAATCCTGGATGGTGACCCAGAGTTTGAAAgtctcctggagcagctggataTAG ACAAAAACGATGTTTCTGCTGTCAGAAACTTGATTCACAAAACACTCTATTTTCCTGAGAAATACCATCTCAGCAGCCCCTCGCAGGATCCTGCTGGAACAGATTCTTCTGCCCACTGCAGTGGCATCCAGGATCCCCTGTAA
- the FKBP4 gene encoding peptidyl-prolyl cis-trans isomerase FKBP4, with translation MTAEEMKADGAPLEGVDITPKQDEGVLKVVKREGSGTESPMIGDKVTVHYTGWLLDGTKFDSSLDRRDKFSFDLGKGEVIKAWDIAVATMKIGEICRITCKPEYAYGSAGSPPKIPPNATLIFEIELFEFKGEDLTDEEDGGIIRRIRKKGEGYSRPNEDALVEIQFEGRHGDRVFDKRELRFEIGEGENFDIPHGLEKAIQKMEKSEESVFYLKPSYGFGSAGNEKFKIPPDAELQYEVKLKSFEKAKESWEMNTDEKLEQSCIVKERGTQYFKEGKYKRAALQYKKIVSWLEHESGLSEEEESKAKSLRLAAHLNLAMCHLKLKEYSQALENCNKALELDSNNEKGLFRRGEAHLAVNDFELARADFQKVIQLYPSNKAAKVQLVTCQQKIREQHEKEKKMYANMFQRLADKDLKSSATLQTSHAEDAEMKDAQNGVEDKSEVEAEA, from the exons ATGACGGCGGAGGAGATGAAAGCGGACGGGGCTCCCCTGGAAGGGGTGGACATCACTCCCAAGCAGGATGAGGGCGTCCTCAAG GTTGTCAAGAGAGAAGGCAGTGGGACAGAGTCTCCGATGATAGGTGATAAGGTGACCGTCCATTACACGGGGTGGCTTCTTGATGGCACAAAATTTGACTCCAGTCTGGACAGAAGAGACAAATTCTCATTTGACTTGGGAAAAG GTGAGGTGATCAAAGCATGGGACATTGCTGTGGCCACTATGAAGATTGGTGAAATCTGTCGGATTACGTGTAAACCAGAATATGCCTATGGCTCAGCTGGGAGTCCCCCAAAGATACCTCCCAATGCTACACTGATTTTTGAG ATAGAACTTTTTGAGTTCAAGGGGGAGGACCTCACTGATGAAGAAGATGGTGGCATCATCCGAAGAATTCGTAAAAAAGGGGAGGGCTACTCCAGGCCCAATGAGGATGCACTTGTAGAGA TCCAGTTTGAAGGCCGACACGGAGATCGTGTTTTTGACAAGCGGGAATTGCGGTTTGAGATTGGAGAAGGTGAAAACTTCGATATTCCTCATGGTCTGGAGAAAGCAATTCAAAAAATGGAGAAATCAGAGGAATCTGTGTTCTATCTCAAGCCCAG CTATGGTTTTGGAAGTGCTGGGAATGAGAAATTTAAAATCCCTCCAGATGCAGAGCTGCAGTATGAAGTGAAACTCAAAAGCTTTGAAAAG GCTAAAGAGTCCTGGGAAATGAACACGGATGAGAAGCTGGAACAGAGCTGCATTGTGAAGGAGAGAGGCACTCAGTACTTCAAG GAGGGGAAATACAAGCGGGCAGCATTACAGTATAAGAAGATTGTGTCATGGCTGGAGCACGAGTCAGGACTCTCCGAGGAGGAGGAATCAAAAGCCAAAAGCCTGAGGCTTGCTGCCCACCTTAACTTAGCTATGTGCCATCTCAAGCTCAAGGAATACTCCCAGGCCTTGGAGAACTGCAACAAG GCACTTGAATTGGATAGCAACAATGAGAAAGGCCTTTTCCGGCGTGGAGAAGCTCACTTGGCTGTCAATGACTTTGAATTGGCCCGAGCAGATTTCCAGAAAGTGATACAGCTTTATCCGAGTAACAAAGCTGCCAAAGTGCAACTGGTGACTTGTCAGCAAAAAATACGGGAGCAGcatgagaaggagaaaaagatgtACGCCAACATGTTCCAAAGGCTGGCAGACAAAGACTTAAAG TCATCTGCTACTCTTCAGACAAGCCACGCTGAAGATGCAGAAATGAAAGATGCGCAGAATGGAGTTGAAGATAAATCAGAAGTTGAAGCAGAAGCATAA